In Ascaphus truei isolate aAscTru1 chromosome 21, aAscTru1.hap1, whole genome shotgun sequence, one DNA window encodes the following:
- the POMT1 gene encoding protein O-mannosyl-transferase 1 isoform X1 has translation MSLSLKSPFVLTLEINLLVVVLMILGLLSRLWGLSHPPAVVFDEVYYGQFISLYMKRIFFLDDSGSPLGHMLLSLGGYLAGFDGNFMWSRIGAEYSSNVPVWSLRLLPAVSGALCVPLAYQIVVELGFSARAGLAAAFLLLFENALITQSRLILLESVLIFFVLLAFLSYLKFHRCQQSSPCSVRWWFWLLLTGVSCSFAVGVKYMGLFSYLLILGIAAVHSWQLLGDRTLSNGSVLFQLLARGLALLLLPAALYLGVFYIHLSVLIRSGPHDHIMSSAFQASLEGGLSRITQGQPLEVAFGSQVTLRNTLSKPVSCWLHSHKNTYPIRYEGGRGSSHQQQVTCYPYKDVNNWWIVKDPSRQETVVGSPPRAVRHGDTVQLVHGMTARFLNTHDVAAPLSPHAQEISCYVDYNISMPAQTLWKVEIVNRESDSDTWKTILSEVKLVHANTSAALKLSGAALPDWGFRQLEIVGDKISKGYHQSLAWNVEEHRYGRSVEQSEREQELHTPPQMDVGRNLSFMARFWELQWKMLSMRSESTEHKYSSSPLDWVTMDTSISYWLHPTSTAQIQLLGNPVTWYSANAGAVLYTALLLYYMLRQRRRIQDIPPGSWRALQLTGTVCLGGWAVNYLPFFLMEKTLFLYHYLPALTCQILLLPPLLEHTHQHLLRSEALQNTFSALLVAWMSCVFLTYCRLSALTYGDPPLNPEELRALRWKESWDILIRKQ, from the exons aTGTCCCTGTCCCTGAAGTCTCCCTTTGTGCTCACCTTGGAAATTAACCTGCTGGTGGTGGTTCTGATGATCCTGGGACTCCTGAGCCGGCTTTggggtctctctcaccctcctgctGTTGT GTTTGACGAGGTGTATTATGGGCAGTTTATATCTCTTTACATGAAACGCATTTTTTTCTTGGATGATAGCGGCTCTCCTCTCGGACACATGCTGCTGTCTCTGGGAG GTTATCTTGCTGGGTTTGATGGCAACTTCATGTGGAGCAGGATTGGAGCAG AGTACAGCAGTAACGTGCCTGTCTGGTCCCTGCGCCTGCTGCCGGCCGTGTCCGGCGCTTTGTGCGTCCCCCTCGCCTATCAGATTGTGGTGGAGTTGGGGTTCTCCGCCCGCGCCGGTCTGGCAGCGGCCTTTCTGCTCTTGTTTG AGAACGCCCTGATCACTCAGTCGCGCCTCATCCTGCTGGAGTCCGTGCTCATCTTCTTTGTCCTCCTGGCTTTCCTGTCGTACCTGAAGTTTCACCGCTGCCAGCAGAGCAG CCCCTGCTCCGTACGCTGGTGGTTCTGGCTGCTCCTGACCGGCGTCTCCTGCTCCTTTGCTGTGGG GGTGAAGTACATGGGTCTCTTCTCCTACCTGCTGATCCTGGGCATCGCCGCAGTTCACTCCTGGCAGCTACTCGGCGACCGTACCCTGTCCAAC GGGTCTGTGCTGTTCCAGCTGCTGGCACGCGGCCTGGCCCTGCTGCTGCTACCTGCAGCCCTGTACCTGGGGGTTTTCTACATACACCTATCGGTGCTGATCCGCTCGGGCCCCCACGACCACATCATGAGCAGCGCGTTCCAAGCCAGCCTGGAG GGAGGTCTCTCCCGGATCACTCAGGGGCAGCCCCTGGAGGTGGCGTTTGGTTCCCAGGTCACCCTGCGTAACACACTCAGCAAACCCGTCTCCTGCTGGCTGCACTCGCACAAGAACACTTACCCTATAAG GTATGAGGGGGGCCGCGGGAGCTCCCACCAGCAGCAGGTCACCTGCTACCCGTACAAAGACGTCAACAACTGGTGGATCGTGAAGGACCCCTCCCG GCAGGAAACGGTGGTGGGATCCCCGCCACGTGCTGTCCGCCACGGAGACACTGTGCAGCTGGTCCACGGGATGACAGCCCGCTTCCTGAACAC GCACGACGTGGCGGCGCCCCTCTCTCCGCACGCGCAGGAGATCTCGTGCTACGTGGATTATAACATCTCCATGCCGGCGCAGACACTGTGGAAGGTG GAGATCGTGAACCGGGAGTCCGACTCGGACACGTGGAAAACCATCCTGTCGGAGGTGAAGTTGGTGCACGCCAACACGTCCGCCGCGCTGAAG CTCAGCGGGGCTGCGTTACCAGACTGGGGCTTCCGGCAGCTGGAGATTGTTGGAGACAAAATATCGAAGGGTTATCACCAGAGCTTGGCATGGAATGTGGAGGAACACCGATATGGCAGGA gtgtggagCAGTCCGAGAGAGAGCAGGAATTACACACCCCACCGCAGATGGACGTGGGAAGGAACCTCAGCTTCATGGCTCGGTTTTGGGAGCTGCAG TGGAAGATGCTGTCCATGCGCAGTGAGAGCACAGAACACAAGTACAGCTCGTCCCCTTTAGACTGGGTCACCATGGACACCAGCATCTCCTACTGGCTGCACCCCACCAGCACG GCTCAGATCCAGCTCCTAGGTAACCCGGTGACCTGGTATTCTGCTAACGCTGGCGCCGTGCTGTACACCGCGCTGCTCCTGTATTACATGTTGCGCCAGAGGAGGAGGATACAAGACATCCCGCCAg GGTCCTGGCGGGCTTTGCAGTTGACAGGCACTGTGTGTTTGGGGGGCTGGGCTGTGAATTACCTGCCCTTTTTCCTAATGGAGAAGACCCTGTTCCTGTATCACTACCTGCCAGCCCTGACCTGTCAGATCCTGCTGCTGCCCCCTCTGCTggaacacacacaccaacacctgCTCAG GTCGGAAGCTTTGCAGAACACATTCTCTGCGTTACTGGTCGCTTGGATGTCCTGCGTGTTCCTGACTTACTGCAGGCTCAGCGCATTGACATACGGAGACCCCCCTCTCAACCCAGAGGAGCTGCGGGCTCTGCGCTGGAAAGAGAGCTGGGACATTTTGATCAGAAAGCAGTGA
- the POMT1 gene encoding protein O-mannosyl-transferase 1 isoform X3 encodes MKRIFFLDDSGSPLGHMLLSLGGYLAGFDGNFMWSRIGAEYSSNVPVWSLRLLPAVSGALCVPLAYQIVVELGFSARAGLAAAFLLLFENALITQSRLILLESVLIFFVLLAFLSYLKFHRCQQSSPCSVRWWFWLLLTGVSCSFAVGVKYMGLFSYLLILGIAAVHSWQLLGDRTLSNGSVLFQLLARGLALLLLPAALYLGVFYIHLSVLIRSGPHDHIMSSAFQASLEGGLSRITQGQPLEVAFGSQVTLRNTLSKPVSCWLHSHKNTYPIRYEGGRGSSHQQQVTCYPYKDVNNWWIVKDPSRQETVVGSPPRAVRHGDTVQLVHGMTARFLNTHDVAAPLSPHAQEISCYVDYNISMPAQTLWKVEIVNRESDSDTWKTILSEVKLVHANTSAALKLSGAALPDWGFRQLEIVGDKISKGYHQSLAWNVEEHRYGRSVEQSEREQELHTPPQMDVGRNLSFMARFWELQWKMLSMRSESTEHKYSSSPLDWVTMDTSISYWLHPTSTAQIQLLGNPVTWYSANAGAVLYTALLLYYMLRQRRRIQDIPPGSWRALQLTGTVCLGGWAVNYLPFFLMEKTLFLYHYLPALTCQILLLPPLLEHTHQHLLRSEALQNTFSALLVAWMSCVFLTYCRLSALTYGDPPLNPEELRALRWKESWDILIRKQ; translated from the exons ATGAAACGCATTTTTTTCTTGGATGATAGCGGCTCTCCTCTCGGACACATGCTGCTGTCTCTGGGAG GTTATCTTGCTGGGTTTGATGGCAACTTCATGTGGAGCAGGATTGGAGCAG AGTACAGCAGTAACGTGCCTGTCTGGTCCCTGCGCCTGCTGCCGGCCGTGTCCGGCGCTTTGTGCGTCCCCCTCGCCTATCAGATTGTGGTGGAGTTGGGGTTCTCCGCCCGCGCCGGTCTGGCAGCGGCCTTTCTGCTCTTGTTTG AGAACGCCCTGATCACTCAGTCGCGCCTCATCCTGCTGGAGTCCGTGCTCATCTTCTTTGTCCTCCTGGCTTTCCTGTCGTACCTGAAGTTTCACCGCTGCCAGCAGAGCAG CCCCTGCTCCGTACGCTGGTGGTTCTGGCTGCTCCTGACCGGCGTCTCCTGCTCCTTTGCTGTGGG GGTGAAGTACATGGGTCTCTTCTCCTACCTGCTGATCCTGGGCATCGCCGCAGTTCACTCCTGGCAGCTACTCGGCGACCGTACCCTGTCCAAC GGGTCTGTGCTGTTCCAGCTGCTGGCACGCGGCCTGGCCCTGCTGCTGCTACCTGCAGCCCTGTACCTGGGGGTTTTCTACATACACCTATCGGTGCTGATCCGCTCGGGCCCCCACGACCACATCATGAGCAGCGCGTTCCAAGCCAGCCTGGAG GGAGGTCTCTCCCGGATCACTCAGGGGCAGCCCCTGGAGGTGGCGTTTGGTTCCCAGGTCACCCTGCGTAACACACTCAGCAAACCCGTCTCCTGCTGGCTGCACTCGCACAAGAACACTTACCCTATAAG GTATGAGGGGGGCCGCGGGAGCTCCCACCAGCAGCAGGTCACCTGCTACCCGTACAAAGACGTCAACAACTGGTGGATCGTGAAGGACCCCTCCCG GCAGGAAACGGTGGTGGGATCCCCGCCACGTGCTGTCCGCCACGGAGACACTGTGCAGCTGGTCCACGGGATGACAGCCCGCTTCCTGAACAC GCACGACGTGGCGGCGCCCCTCTCTCCGCACGCGCAGGAGATCTCGTGCTACGTGGATTATAACATCTCCATGCCGGCGCAGACACTGTGGAAGGTG GAGATCGTGAACCGGGAGTCCGACTCGGACACGTGGAAAACCATCCTGTCGGAGGTGAAGTTGGTGCACGCCAACACGTCCGCCGCGCTGAAG CTCAGCGGGGCTGCGTTACCAGACTGGGGCTTCCGGCAGCTGGAGATTGTTGGAGACAAAATATCGAAGGGTTATCACCAGAGCTTGGCATGGAATGTGGAGGAACACCGATATGGCAGGA gtgtggagCAGTCCGAGAGAGAGCAGGAATTACACACCCCACCGCAGATGGACGTGGGAAGGAACCTCAGCTTCATGGCTCGGTTTTGGGAGCTGCAG TGGAAGATGCTGTCCATGCGCAGTGAGAGCACAGAACACAAGTACAGCTCGTCCCCTTTAGACTGGGTCACCATGGACACCAGCATCTCCTACTGGCTGCACCCCACCAGCACG GCTCAGATCCAGCTCCTAGGTAACCCGGTGACCTGGTATTCTGCTAACGCTGGCGCCGTGCTGTACACCGCGCTGCTCCTGTATTACATGTTGCGCCAGAGGAGGAGGATACAAGACATCCCGCCAg GGTCCTGGCGGGCTTTGCAGTTGACAGGCACTGTGTGTTTGGGGGGCTGGGCTGTGAATTACCTGCCCTTTTTCCTAATGGAGAAGACCCTGTTCCTGTATCACTACCTGCCAGCCCTGACCTGTCAGATCCTGCTGCTGCCCCCTCTGCTggaacacacacaccaacacctgCTCAG GTCGGAAGCTTTGCAGAACACATTCTCTGCGTTACTGGTCGCTTGGATGTCCTGCGTGTTCCTGACTTACTGCAGGCTCAGCGCATTGACATACGGAGACCCCCCTCTCAACCCAGAGGAGCTGCGGGCTCTGCGCTGGAAAGAGAGCTGGGACATTTTGATCAGAAAGCAGTGA
- the POMT1 gene encoding protein O-mannosyl-transferase 1 isoform X2 has translation MSLSLKSPFVLTLEINLLVVVLMILGLLSRLWGLSHPPAVVFDEVYYGQFISLYMKRIFFLDDSGSPLGHMLLSLGGYLAGFDGNFMWSRIGAENALITQSRLILLESVLIFFVLLAFLSYLKFHRCQQSSPCSVRWWFWLLLTGVSCSFAVGVKYMGLFSYLLILGIAAVHSWQLLGDRTLSNGSVLFQLLARGLALLLLPAALYLGVFYIHLSVLIRSGPHDHIMSSAFQASLEGGLSRITQGQPLEVAFGSQVTLRNTLSKPVSCWLHSHKNTYPIRYEGGRGSSHQQQVTCYPYKDVNNWWIVKDPSRQETVVGSPPRAVRHGDTVQLVHGMTARFLNTHDVAAPLSPHAQEISCYVDYNISMPAQTLWKVEIVNRESDSDTWKTILSEVKLVHANTSAALKLSGAALPDWGFRQLEIVGDKISKGYHQSLAWNVEEHRYGRSVEQSEREQELHTPPQMDVGRNLSFMARFWELQWKMLSMRSESTEHKYSSSPLDWVTMDTSISYWLHPTSTAQIQLLGNPVTWYSANAGAVLYTALLLYYMLRQRRRIQDIPPGSWRALQLTGTVCLGGWAVNYLPFFLMEKTLFLYHYLPALTCQILLLPPLLEHTHQHLLRSEALQNTFSALLVAWMSCVFLTYCRLSALTYGDPPLNPEELRALRWKESWDILIRKQ, from the exons aTGTCCCTGTCCCTGAAGTCTCCCTTTGTGCTCACCTTGGAAATTAACCTGCTGGTGGTGGTTCTGATGATCCTGGGACTCCTGAGCCGGCTTTggggtctctctcaccctcctgctGTTGT GTTTGACGAGGTGTATTATGGGCAGTTTATATCTCTTTACATGAAACGCATTTTTTTCTTGGATGATAGCGGCTCTCCTCTCGGACACATGCTGCTGTCTCTGGGAG GTTATCTTGCTGGGTTTGATGGCAACTTCATGTGGAGCAGGATTGGAGCAG AGAACGCCCTGATCACTCAGTCGCGCCTCATCCTGCTGGAGTCCGTGCTCATCTTCTTTGTCCTCCTGGCTTTCCTGTCGTACCTGAAGTTTCACCGCTGCCAGCAGAGCAG CCCCTGCTCCGTACGCTGGTGGTTCTGGCTGCTCCTGACCGGCGTCTCCTGCTCCTTTGCTGTGGG GGTGAAGTACATGGGTCTCTTCTCCTACCTGCTGATCCTGGGCATCGCCGCAGTTCACTCCTGGCAGCTACTCGGCGACCGTACCCTGTCCAAC GGGTCTGTGCTGTTCCAGCTGCTGGCACGCGGCCTGGCCCTGCTGCTGCTACCTGCAGCCCTGTACCTGGGGGTTTTCTACATACACCTATCGGTGCTGATCCGCTCGGGCCCCCACGACCACATCATGAGCAGCGCGTTCCAAGCCAGCCTGGAG GGAGGTCTCTCCCGGATCACTCAGGGGCAGCCCCTGGAGGTGGCGTTTGGTTCCCAGGTCACCCTGCGTAACACACTCAGCAAACCCGTCTCCTGCTGGCTGCACTCGCACAAGAACACTTACCCTATAAG GTATGAGGGGGGCCGCGGGAGCTCCCACCAGCAGCAGGTCACCTGCTACCCGTACAAAGACGTCAACAACTGGTGGATCGTGAAGGACCCCTCCCG GCAGGAAACGGTGGTGGGATCCCCGCCACGTGCTGTCCGCCACGGAGACACTGTGCAGCTGGTCCACGGGATGACAGCCCGCTTCCTGAACAC GCACGACGTGGCGGCGCCCCTCTCTCCGCACGCGCAGGAGATCTCGTGCTACGTGGATTATAACATCTCCATGCCGGCGCAGACACTGTGGAAGGTG GAGATCGTGAACCGGGAGTCCGACTCGGACACGTGGAAAACCATCCTGTCGGAGGTGAAGTTGGTGCACGCCAACACGTCCGCCGCGCTGAAG CTCAGCGGGGCTGCGTTACCAGACTGGGGCTTCCGGCAGCTGGAGATTGTTGGAGACAAAATATCGAAGGGTTATCACCAGAGCTTGGCATGGAATGTGGAGGAACACCGATATGGCAGGA gtgtggagCAGTCCGAGAGAGAGCAGGAATTACACACCCCACCGCAGATGGACGTGGGAAGGAACCTCAGCTTCATGGCTCGGTTTTGGGAGCTGCAG TGGAAGATGCTGTCCATGCGCAGTGAGAGCACAGAACACAAGTACAGCTCGTCCCCTTTAGACTGGGTCACCATGGACACCAGCATCTCCTACTGGCTGCACCCCACCAGCACG GCTCAGATCCAGCTCCTAGGTAACCCGGTGACCTGGTATTCTGCTAACGCTGGCGCCGTGCTGTACACCGCGCTGCTCCTGTATTACATGTTGCGCCAGAGGAGGAGGATACAAGACATCCCGCCAg GGTCCTGGCGGGCTTTGCAGTTGACAGGCACTGTGTGTTTGGGGGGCTGGGCTGTGAATTACCTGCCCTTTTTCCTAATGGAGAAGACCCTGTTCCTGTATCACTACCTGCCAGCCCTGACCTGTCAGATCCTGCTGCTGCCCCCTCTGCTggaacacacacaccaacacctgCTCAG GTCGGAAGCTTTGCAGAACACATTCTCTGCGTTACTGGTCGCTTGGATGTCCTGCGTGTTCCTGACTTACTGCAGGCTCAGCGCATTGACATACGGAGACCCCCCTCTCAACCCAGAGGAGCTGCGGGCTCTGCGCTGGAAAGAGAGCTGGGACATTTTGATCAGAAAGCAGTGA